From Coffea arabica cultivar ET-39 chromosome 9c, Coffea Arabica ET-39 HiFi, whole genome shotgun sequence, one genomic window encodes:
- the LOC113708970 gene encoding brefeldin A-inhibited guanine nucleotide-exchange protein 1-like isoform X3, with product MIVMWMPQIFLKDTCRTVNGLLKTALGPPPGSTTTLSPVQDITFRLESVKCLVRIIKSMGLWMDQQLKVGELNSSMSENEILSENSVTVSEEVNLADSELHSEVNSEFSDAATLEQRRAYKLEIQKGVSLFNRKPSKGIEFLLSTKKVGSSPEAVASFLKNTSGLNETMIGDYLGEREDFPLKVMHAYVDSFDLEGMDFGEAIRFFLRGFRLPGEAQKIDRIMEKFAERYCKCSPNSFTSADTAYVLAYSVIMLNTDAHNTTVKDKMTKADFIRNNRGIDGGKDLPEEYLGKLYDQIVKNEIKMNADSSVPQSKQGNGLNRLLGLESILNLVWKQTEEKPMGANGYLIRHIQEQFKAKSGKSESTYYAVSDPAILRFMVEVCWGPMIAAFSVTLDQSDDKEATSQCLLGFRHAVHVTAVMGMQTQRDAFVTTVAKFTYLHCAADMKQKNVDAVKAIVSIAIEDGNYLQESWEHILTCLSRFEHLQLLGEGAPSDASFLTTANAETDEKALKSAGFPSLKKKGNLQNPAVVAVVRGGSYDSTSLVANSPGLVTSEQINNFIANLNLLDQIGNFELNHIFAHSQRLNSEAIVAFVRALCKVSMSELQSPTDPRVFSLTKIVEVAHYNMNRIRLVWSRIWTVLSDFFVSVGLSENLSVAIFVMDSLRQLSMKFLEREELANYNFQNEFLKPFVIVMQRSSSAEIRELIVRCISQMVLSRVSNVKSGWKSVFMVFTTAAADERKNIVLLAFETMEKIVREYFSYITETETLTFTDCVKCLITFTNSRFNSDVSLNAIAFLRFCAVKLADGGLVCNDERTEDASSMVVRDDNDSVGRIFTDKDDHAFFWLPLLSGLSELTSDPRSAIRKSALEVLFNILKDHGSLFSPVFWLSLFTSVIFPIFSSQHDKQKTRLKDDKSSPSSKSLLLDGSTWDTETSALAAEYLVDLFVSFFDVVRSELKSVVSILAAFIMSPVQGPARTGVATLRRLVSELRARLTEEEWRDVLLALKEAASSSLPGFLKLLSTMDSIKVPDLAEDYADMETSSSLGLINDESEDDNLQTSTYVVSRIKSHITAQLLIIQVASDLYKLHSQPLSADSMIILVEVFSSVATHAHQLNSNKVLQLKLQRVCCILEVSDPPMVHFENESYQNYLNFLSDLLACNPSLYGEKNMEQQLLAVCEKILQIYLECAGESVQSKAANAPVHQWNLPLGSAKKEELAARTPLVLSVFRILSGLERDCFRKYIPRLFPILVNFVRSEHSSGEVQKVLSSIFESCIGPLIITC from the exons ATGATTGTGATGTGGATGCCCCAAATATTTTTGAAAG ATACTTGCAGGACTGTTAATGGCCTTCTAAAAACGGCACTAGGTCCACCTCCTGGTTCTACTACCACTTTGTCTCCAGTTCAAGATATTACATTTCGTCTTGAATCTGTAAAATGCTTGGTCAGAATAATCAAGTCAATGGGATTATGGATGGATCAGCAGCTAAAAGTAGGAGAATTAAATTCATCGATGTCTGAGAATGAAATTTTGAGCGAGAATTCTGTGACTGTTAGTGAAGAAGTAAATCTTGCTGACAGTGAGCTTCATTCTGAAGTAAATTCTGAATTCTCTGATGCTGCTACCCTGGAGCAGCGTCGAGCTTATAAGCTAGAGATTCAG AAAGGTGTTTCACTGTTCAATAGAAAACCTTCCAAGGGGATTGAATTCTTATTAAGCACAAAAAAGGTTGGCAGTTCTCCAGAAGCAGTGGCTTCTTTCTTGAAGAATACTTCTGGACTAAATGAAACTATGATTGGTGACTATTTGGGTGAAAGAGAGGATTTTCCGCTAAAAGTCATGCATGCATATGTAGATTCCTTTGACTTGGAAGGAATGGATTTTGGTGAAGCTATCAGATTTTTCTTAAGAGGATTTCGGTTACCTGGTGAAGCACAGAAGATTGACCGCATCATGGAAAAATTTGCTGAACGCTATTGTAAATGCAGCCCCAATTCATTTACCAGTGCAGATACAGCTTATGTTCTTGCTTATTCTGTCATAATGCTTAATACTGATGCCCACAATACCACGGTAAAAGATAAG ATGACAAAGGCTGATTTCATCCGGAATAACCGAGGGATCGATGGTGGAAAGGATTTACCGGAAGAATATTTGGGCAAGCTGTATGATCAAATTGTAAAGAATGAGATCAAGATGAATGCAGATTCTTCTGTGCCACAAAGCAAACAGGGGAATGGCCTGAATAGACTGCTAGGATTAGAAAGCATTCTAAATCTAGTTTGGAAGCAGACTGAAGAAAAACCAATGGGTGCAAATGGATATCTTATAAGGCACATCCAAGAGCAGTTCAAggcaaaatctggaaaatcagA GTCCACATATTACGCTGTTTCAGATCCAGCAATATTAAGGTTTATGGTTGAAGTATGTTGGGGTCCAATGATTGCTGCATTCAGTGTAACTCTAGACCAGAGTGATGACAAGGAAGCGACTTCTCAATGCTTGCTGGGCTTCCGACATGCTGTGCATGTCACTGCTGTAATGGGTATGCAAACCCAAAGAGATGCTTTTGTTACCACTGTGGCTAAGTTTACTTACCTTCACTGCGCCGCAGATATGAAGCAAAAGAATGTTGATGCTGTTAAG GCAATAGTATCAATTGCCATTGAAGATGGTAATTATCTTCAAGAATCTTGGGAGCATATCTTAACATGCCTATCTCGTTTTGAGCACTTGCAGCTCTTGGGGGAAGGCGCACCTTCTGATGCCTCATTTTTAACTACAGCAAATGCTGAAACTGATGAAAAGGCATTGAAGTCTGCAGGTTTTCCATCTCTGAAGAAAAAAGGCAATCTCCAGAACCCTGCTGTGGTAGCTGTTGTTCGTGGGGGTTCCTATGACAGTACCAGTTTAGTAGCCAATTCGCCAGGGTTGGTAACCTCGGAACAGATCAATAACTTCATTGCCAACTTGAATCTGCTTGATCAGATTGGGAATTTTGAGTTAAACCATATTTTTGCTCATAGCCAAAGGTTAAATAGTGAGGCTATAGTGGCATTTGTGAGGGCACTTTGCAAAGTTTCCATGTCAGAGTTGCAATCTCCAACAGATCCTCGTGTATTCAGTCTTACTAAAATTGTTGAAGTTGC GCACTATAACATGAATCGGATCAGACTAGTCTGGTCTCGCATTTGGACTGTTCTGTCTGATTTTTTTGTATCAGTTGGTTTGTCTGAAAATCTCTCTGTTGCAATATTCGTCATGGACTCGTTGCGACAgctttcaatgaaatttttggagCGAGAGGAACTGGCAAATTATAATTTCCAGAATGAATTTTTGAAACCATTTGTGATTGTCATGCAGAGGAGCAGCTCTGCAGAAATTAGGGAGTTGATAGTTCGGTGTATTTCACAGATGGTACTCAGCCGTGTCAGTAATGTCAAATCTGGTTGGAAAAGCGTTTTTATG GTTTTTACTACTGCTGCAGCtgatgaaagaaaaaatatagtCTTGCTGGCCTTTGAAACCATGGAAAAGATTGTTCGAGAATATTTTTCGTACATAACTGAGACTGAGACTCTGACTTTTACTGATTGTGTTAAATGCCTCATCACCTTCACAAACAGTAGATTTAACAGTGATGTTAGCCTCAATGCCATTGCTTTTCTCCGATTTTGTGCTGTCAAACTAGCAGATGGAGGACTTGTTTGCAATGATGAAAGGACAGAAGATGCTTCATCCATGGTAGTTAGAGATGATAATGATTCAGTTGGACGTATATTCACAGATAAAGATGATCACGCATTTTTCTGGCTTCCTTTGCTATCAG GTTTATCAGAACTGACTTCAGATCCTAGATCTGCTATCAGGAAAAGTGCACTGGAAGTTCTCTTCAATATTCTGAAAGACCATGGGAGTCTCTTTTCACCAGTATTTTGGCTAAGTCTTTTCACTTCTGTTATATTTCCAATATTTAGTTCCCAACATGATAAGCAAAAAACACGCTTGAAAGATGACAAGTCTTCTCCTAGTTCTAAATCCTTACTACTTGATGGAAGCACATGGGACACAGAAACTTCTGCATTGGCAGCTGAATATCTGGTAGACCTTTTTGTCAGTTTCTTTGATGTCGTCAGGTCAGAATTGAAGAGTGTAGTATCAATACTGGCTGCATTTATTATGAGTCCTGTCCAAGGGCCTGCAAGAACCGGTGTTGCTACATTGAGACGGTTGGTCAGTGAATTAAGAGCCAGACTTACAGAAGAAGAGTGGCGAGATGTCCTTTTGGCTTTGAAAGAGGCTGCTTCTTCCAGTCTTCCTGGATTTCTAAAATTGCTTAGTACCATGGACAGCATAAAGGTCCCTGATCTGGCTGAAGACTATGCTGACATGGAAACATCATCTAGCCTTGGCTTGATAAATGATGAGTCTGAAGATGACAATCTGCAAACCTCAACATATGTTGTTTCTAGGATAAAGAGTCATATAACTGCACAGTTGCTCATCATACag GTGGCAAGTGATCTCTATAAGTTGCATTCACAACCTTTATCTGCTGATTCCATGATCATTCTCGTTGAAGTATTTTCTTCCGTTGCAACTCATGCCCATCAACTGAACTCCAACAAAGTCCTGCAGCTTAAGCTGCAGAGAGTGTGTTGTATCCTTGAGGTCTCAGATCCACCCATGGTTCACTTTGAGAATGAGTCCTACCAGAATTACCTAAATTTTTTGTCTGATTTGCTTGCCTGTAATCCATCTTTGTATGGAGAAAAAAACATGGAACAGCAACTTCTGGCTGTATGTGAGAAAATTCTACAGATATATTTGGAGTGTGCTGGAGAATCTGTTCAGAGTAAAGCAGCAAATGCGCCAGTGCATCAGTGGAATCTTCCATTGGGTTCAGCCAAGAAAGAAGAGTTGGCAGCCAGGACTCCGCTAGTTTTGTCTGTGTTTCGAATTTTAAGTGGTTTGGAACGGGATTGTTTTAGGAAGTACATCCCTCGGTTGTTCCCGATATTGGTAAATTTTGTCCGGAGTGAGCATAGTTCAGGAGAAGTCCAGAAGGTATTGAGTAGCATTTTTGAGTCATGTATCGGACCATTAATAATAACATGTTGA
- the LOC113708970 gene encoding brefeldin A-inhibited guanine nucleotide-exchange protein 1-like isoform X4, which yields MSWLEESNYTCRTVNGLLKTALGPPPGSTTTLSPVQDITFRLESVKCLVRIIKSMGLWMDQQLKVGELNSSMSENEILSENSVTVSEEVNLADSELHSEVNSEFSDAATLEQRRAYKLEIQKGVSLFNRKPSKGIEFLLSTKKVGSSPEAVASFLKNTSGLNETMIGDYLGEREDFPLKVMHAYVDSFDLEGMDFGEAIRFFLRGFRLPGEAQKIDRIMEKFAERYCKCSPNSFTSADTAYVLAYSVIMLNTDAHNTTVKDKMTKADFIRNNRGIDGGKDLPEEYLGKLYDQIVKNEIKMNADSSVPQSKQGNGLNRLLGLESILNLVWKQTEEKPMGANGYLIRHIQEQFKAKSGKSESTYYAVSDPAILRFMVEVCWGPMIAAFSVTLDQSDDKEATSQCLLGFRHAVHVTAVMGMQTQRDAFVTTVAKFTYLHCAADMKQKNVDAVKAIVSIAIEDGNYLQESWEHILTCLSRFEHLQLLGEGAPSDASFLTTANAETDEKALKSAGFPSLKKKGNLQNPAVVAVVRGGSYDSTSLVANSPGLVTSEQINNFIANLNLLDQIGNFELNHIFAHSQRLNSEAIVAFVRALCKVSMSELQSPTDPRVFSLTKIVEVAHYNMNRIRLVWSRIWTVLSDFFVSVGLSENLSVAIFVMDSLRQLSMKFLEREELANYNFQNEFLKPFVIVMQRSSSAEIRELIVRCISQMVLSRVSNVKSGWKSVFMVFTTAAADERKNIVLLAFETMEKIVREYFSYITETETLTFTDCVKCLITFTNSRFNSDVSLNAIAFLRFCAVKLADGGLVCNDERTEDASSMVVRDDNDSVGRIFTDKDDHAFFWLPLLSGLSELTSDPRSAIRKSALEVLFNILKDHGSLFSPVFWLSLFTSVIFPIFSSQHDKQKTRLKDDKSSPSSKSLLLDGSTWDTETSALAAEYLVDLFVSFFDVVRSELKSVVSILAAFIMSPVQGPARTGVATLRRLVSELRARLTEEEWRDVLLALKEAASSSLPGFLKLLSTMDSIKVPDLAEDYADMETSSSLGLINDESEDDNLQTSTYVVSRIKSHITAQLLIIQVASDLYKLHSQPLSADSMIILVEVFSSVATHAHQLNSNKVLQLKLQRVCCILEVSDPPMVHFENESYQNYLNFLSDLLACNPSLYGEKNMEQQLLAVCEKILQIYLECAGESVQSKAANAPVHQWNLPLGSAKKEELAARTPLVLSVFRILSGLERDCFRKYIPRLFPILVNFVRSEHSSGEVQKVLSSIFESCIGPLIITC from the exons ATGAGTTGGCTTGAAGAATCAAACT ATACTTGCAGGACTGTTAATGGCCTTCTAAAAACGGCACTAGGTCCACCTCCTGGTTCTACTACCACTTTGTCTCCAGTTCAAGATATTACATTTCGTCTTGAATCTGTAAAATGCTTGGTCAGAATAATCAAGTCAATGGGATTATGGATGGATCAGCAGCTAAAAGTAGGAGAATTAAATTCATCGATGTCTGAGAATGAAATTTTGAGCGAGAATTCTGTGACTGTTAGTGAAGAAGTAAATCTTGCTGACAGTGAGCTTCATTCTGAAGTAAATTCTGAATTCTCTGATGCTGCTACCCTGGAGCAGCGTCGAGCTTATAAGCTAGAGATTCAG AAAGGTGTTTCACTGTTCAATAGAAAACCTTCCAAGGGGATTGAATTCTTATTAAGCACAAAAAAGGTTGGCAGTTCTCCAGAAGCAGTGGCTTCTTTCTTGAAGAATACTTCTGGACTAAATGAAACTATGATTGGTGACTATTTGGGTGAAAGAGAGGATTTTCCGCTAAAAGTCATGCATGCATATGTAGATTCCTTTGACTTGGAAGGAATGGATTTTGGTGAAGCTATCAGATTTTTCTTAAGAGGATTTCGGTTACCTGGTGAAGCACAGAAGATTGACCGCATCATGGAAAAATTTGCTGAACGCTATTGTAAATGCAGCCCCAATTCATTTACCAGTGCAGATACAGCTTATGTTCTTGCTTATTCTGTCATAATGCTTAATACTGATGCCCACAATACCACGGTAAAAGATAAG ATGACAAAGGCTGATTTCATCCGGAATAACCGAGGGATCGATGGTGGAAAGGATTTACCGGAAGAATATTTGGGCAAGCTGTATGATCAAATTGTAAAGAATGAGATCAAGATGAATGCAGATTCTTCTGTGCCACAAAGCAAACAGGGGAATGGCCTGAATAGACTGCTAGGATTAGAAAGCATTCTAAATCTAGTTTGGAAGCAGACTGAAGAAAAACCAATGGGTGCAAATGGATATCTTATAAGGCACATCCAAGAGCAGTTCAAggcaaaatctggaaaatcagA GTCCACATATTACGCTGTTTCAGATCCAGCAATATTAAGGTTTATGGTTGAAGTATGTTGGGGTCCAATGATTGCTGCATTCAGTGTAACTCTAGACCAGAGTGATGACAAGGAAGCGACTTCTCAATGCTTGCTGGGCTTCCGACATGCTGTGCATGTCACTGCTGTAATGGGTATGCAAACCCAAAGAGATGCTTTTGTTACCACTGTGGCTAAGTTTACTTACCTTCACTGCGCCGCAGATATGAAGCAAAAGAATGTTGATGCTGTTAAG GCAATAGTATCAATTGCCATTGAAGATGGTAATTATCTTCAAGAATCTTGGGAGCATATCTTAACATGCCTATCTCGTTTTGAGCACTTGCAGCTCTTGGGGGAAGGCGCACCTTCTGATGCCTCATTTTTAACTACAGCAAATGCTGAAACTGATGAAAAGGCATTGAAGTCTGCAGGTTTTCCATCTCTGAAGAAAAAAGGCAATCTCCAGAACCCTGCTGTGGTAGCTGTTGTTCGTGGGGGTTCCTATGACAGTACCAGTTTAGTAGCCAATTCGCCAGGGTTGGTAACCTCGGAACAGATCAATAACTTCATTGCCAACTTGAATCTGCTTGATCAGATTGGGAATTTTGAGTTAAACCATATTTTTGCTCATAGCCAAAGGTTAAATAGTGAGGCTATAGTGGCATTTGTGAGGGCACTTTGCAAAGTTTCCATGTCAGAGTTGCAATCTCCAACAGATCCTCGTGTATTCAGTCTTACTAAAATTGTTGAAGTTGC GCACTATAACATGAATCGGATCAGACTAGTCTGGTCTCGCATTTGGACTGTTCTGTCTGATTTTTTTGTATCAGTTGGTTTGTCTGAAAATCTCTCTGTTGCAATATTCGTCATGGACTCGTTGCGACAgctttcaatgaaatttttggagCGAGAGGAACTGGCAAATTATAATTTCCAGAATGAATTTTTGAAACCATTTGTGATTGTCATGCAGAGGAGCAGCTCTGCAGAAATTAGGGAGTTGATAGTTCGGTGTATTTCACAGATGGTACTCAGCCGTGTCAGTAATGTCAAATCTGGTTGGAAAAGCGTTTTTATG GTTTTTACTACTGCTGCAGCtgatgaaagaaaaaatatagtCTTGCTGGCCTTTGAAACCATGGAAAAGATTGTTCGAGAATATTTTTCGTACATAACTGAGACTGAGACTCTGACTTTTACTGATTGTGTTAAATGCCTCATCACCTTCACAAACAGTAGATTTAACAGTGATGTTAGCCTCAATGCCATTGCTTTTCTCCGATTTTGTGCTGTCAAACTAGCAGATGGAGGACTTGTTTGCAATGATGAAAGGACAGAAGATGCTTCATCCATGGTAGTTAGAGATGATAATGATTCAGTTGGACGTATATTCACAGATAAAGATGATCACGCATTTTTCTGGCTTCCTTTGCTATCAG GTTTATCAGAACTGACTTCAGATCCTAGATCTGCTATCAGGAAAAGTGCACTGGAAGTTCTCTTCAATATTCTGAAAGACCATGGGAGTCTCTTTTCACCAGTATTTTGGCTAAGTCTTTTCACTTCTGTTATATTTCCAATATTTAGTTCCCAACATGATAAGCAAAAAACACGCTTGAAAGATGACAAGTCTTCTCCTAGTTCTAAATCCTTACTACTTGATGGAAGCACATGGGACACAGAAACTTCTGCATTGGCAGCTGAATATCTGGTAGACCTTTTTGTCAGTTTCTTTGATGTCGTCAGGTCAGAATTGAAGAGTGTAGTATCAATACTGGCTGCATTTATTATGAGTCCTGTCCAAGGGCCTGCAAGAACCGGTGTTGCTACATTGAGACGGTTGGTCAGTGAATTAAGAGCCAGACTTACAGAAGAAGAGTGGCGAGATGTCCTTTTGGCTTTGAAAGAGGCTGCTTCTTCCAGTCTTCCTGGATTTCTAAAATTGCTTAGTACCATGGACAGCATAAAGGTCCCTGATCTGGCTGAAGACTATGCTGACATGGAAACATCATCTAGCCTTGGCTTGATAAATGATGAGTCTGAAGATGACAATCTGCAAACCTCAACATATGTTGTTTCTAGGATAAAGAGTCATATAACTGCACAGTTGCTCATCATACag GTGGCAAGTGATCTCTATAAGTTGCATTCACAACCTTTATCTGCTGATTCCATGATCATTCTCGTTGAAGTATTTTCTTCCGTTGCAACTCATGCCCATCAACTGAACTCCAACAAAGTCCTGCAGCTTAAGCTGCAGAGAGTGTGTTGTATCCTTGAGGTCTCAGATCCACCCATGGTTCACTTTGAGAATGAGTCCTACCAGAATTACCTAAATTTTTTGTCTGATTTGCTTGCCTGTAATCCATCTTTGTATGGAGAAAAAAACATGGAACAGCAACTTCTGGCTGTATGTGAGAAAATTCTACAGATATATTTGGAGTGTGCTGGAGAATCTGTTCAGAGTAAAGCAGCAAATGCGCCAGTGCATCAGTGGAATCTTCCATTGGGTTCAGCCAAGAAAGAAGAGTTGGCAGCCAGGACTCCGCTAGTTTTGTCTGTGTTTCGAATTTTAAGTGGTTTGGAACGGGATTGTTTTAGGAAGTACATCCCTCGGTTGTTCCCGATATTGGTAAATTTTGTCCGGAGTGAGCATAGTTCAGGAGAAGTCCAGAAGGTATTGAGTAGCATTTTTGAGTCATGTATCGGACCATTAATAATAACATGTTGA